The following are encoded in a window of Aneurinibacillus migulanus genomic DNA:
- a CDS encoding GNAT family N-acetyltransferase translates to MEIYKATLQDVDGISTLFNSYRVFYQQPSDIEAAKSFIQERLENSDSVIFVAVENGEYAGFVQLYPLFSSISMQRLWILNDLYVTEESRKKGVGKQLLHAAEQLAKETNAKGLKLQTDVNNVTAQSLYESNSWVKDDKFFYYVLNV, encoded by the coding sequence ATGGAGATTTATAAGGCAACATTGCAAGACGTAGACGGTATTTCCACATTATTTAATTCATACAGAGTTTTTTACCAACAACCGTCAGATATAGAGGCGGCAAAGAGCTTTATTCAAGAACGTCTTGAGAACAGTGATTCTGTTATTTTTGTAGCTGTTGAAAATGGAGAATACGCAGGCTTTGTCCAGCTGTATCCGCTCTTTTCTTCCATATCTATGCAGCGACTCTGGATTTTAAACGATTTGTATGTAACCGAGGAAAGCAGGAAGAAAGGGGTAGGAAAACAACTTTTACATGCGGCAGAACAATTGGCGAAAGAAACAAATGCAAAAGGGTTAAAGTTACAAACAGATGTGAATAATGTCACCGCACAAAGCTTATATGAATCGAATAGTTGGGTGAAGGATGACAAGTTTTTTTATTATGTTTTAAATGTTTAA
- the clpB gene encoding ATP-dependent chaperone ClpB, whose amino-acid sequence MDMNRFTQKSLEAIQQAETKALRYGNPEVETEHLLLSLLTQHEGLLPRLLHRMNTSPESLTRDIERRLEQKPRVSGSGREAGKIYISSGVNNILLKAEDEAKAMHDEYISVEHLFLGILEEVQGVPPLRILFTNHGITRKAFLAAVNEVRGNQRVTSATPEVTYEALEKYGHDLVEEARRNKLDPVIGRDAEIRHVIRILSRKTKNNPVLIGEPGVGKTAIVEGLAHRIVRGDVPEGLRDKRIFALDMGALIAGAKYRGEFEERLKAVLQEIKRSEGKLLLFIDEIHTIVGAGRTEGSMDAGNLLKPTLARGELHCIGATTLDEYRKYIEKDAALERRFQTVMADEPTVEDTISILRGLRERFEVFHGVKIHDNALVTAAVLSHRYITDRFLPDKAIDLVDEACAMIRTEIDSMPAELDEVARRVMQLEIEEAALKKETDPASRERLGQLQKELAERRERFATMKAQWDEEKQALGNIQKLREEMERIHQAIARAERDYDLNKAAELKYGKLPEAEKRLRQEEEKQSARKGEESLLREEVTEEEITRIISRWTGIPLAKLVEGEREKLLKLDQILHQRVVGQGEAVDSVADAIIRARAGIKDPRRPIGSFIFLGPTGVGKTELAKTLAETLFDTEDNMIRIDMSEYMEKHSVSRLIGAPPGYIGFEEGGQLTEAVRRKPYSVILFDEIEKAHHDVFNVLLQVLDDGRITDSQGRMIDFKNTVIIMTSNIGSGFLLDGITESGEITETAREQVMGELQMNFRPEFLNRVDEIVLFKPLTVTEIGQIVGLLIANLQKRLAERGVELVLTKAAKEYIAKEGYDPVYGARPLRRFLQRHLETLIARALIGGQITDGTTVTVDCKDEKLTLDWKSAPTANI is encoded by the coding sequence ATGGATATGAATCGTTTCACACAAAAATCGCTCGAGGCGATTCAGCAGGCGGAGACGAAAGCGCTCCGGTACGGCAATCCAGAAGTGGAGACGGAGCATCTGCTGCTTTCGCTGTTGACGCAGCATGAAGGGTTGCTACCACGTTTGTTGCACAGAATGAATACATCGCCTGAGAGTCTTACACGGGATATTGAGAGAAGGTTGGAGCAAAAGCCGCGTGTATCCGGTTCCGGACGGGAAGCAGGAAAAATCTATATCAGTTCCGGCGTTAACAATATTCTGTTGAAAGCAGAAGACGAGGCAAAAGCTATGCATGATGAGTATATATCCGTCGAGCATCTTTTCCTCGGCATTCTAGAAGAGGTACAGGGTGTACCGCCGTTGCGTATTCTGTTTACAAATCACGGTATTACCCGCAAAGCATTTCTTGCTGCGGTGAATGAGGTAAGAGGCAATCAGCGCGTCACAAGCGCCACGCCAGAAGTAACATATGAAGCGCTGGAGAAGTATGGCCATGACCTCGTAGAAGAGGCGCGTCGTAATAAGCTTGATCCGGTTATTGGACGTGATGCGGAGATTCGTCATGTCATTCGGATTTTATCGCGTAAAACGAAGAATAATCCGGTGCTTATCGGGGAGCCAGGTGTTGGAAAAACAGCGATCGTAGAGGGCTTGGCCCACCGCATTGTTCGTGGTGATGTACCGGAAGGTTTGCGCGATAAACGTATTTTCGCGCTCGATATGGGAGCACTTATCGCCGGTGCCAAATACCGTGGGGAATTCGAGGAGCGGCTTAAGGCAGTATTGCAGGAAATTAAGCGAAGTGAAGGAAAGCTTCTGCTGTTTATTGATGAGATTCATACGATTGTAGGTGCAGGCCGGACAGAGGGATCGATGGATGCGGGGAATCTGCTCAAACCGACGCTTGCGCGTGGTGAGCTGCACTGCATCGGTGCCACGACACTCGATGAATATCGCAAATATATTGAAAAGGACGCGGCACTTGAACGTAGATTTCAGACCGTTATGGCGGATGAACCGACTGTCGAAGACACAATTTCTATCCTGCGTGGTCTGCGCGAGCGGTTTGAAGTATTCCACGGTGTGAAAATTCATGACAATGCTCTCGTAACAGCGGCCGTATTATCTCACCGGTATATTACAGACCGTTTCTTACCAGACAAAGCGATTGATTTAGTGGATGAAGCGTGTGCCATGATCCGCACAGAAATCGATTCGATGCCGGCAGAGCTGGATGAGGTTGCACGCCGGGTTATGCAGCTGGAAATCGAGGAAGCCGCATTAAAGAAAGAAACCGATCCGGCCAGTCGCGAGCGACTTGGACAACTGCAGAAGGAACTGGCCGAGCGGCGTGAGCGTTTCGCAACAATGAAAGCGCAGTGGGATGAAGAGAAGCAGGCTCTTGGAAACATTCAGAAGCTACGGGAGGAAATGGAGCGAATTCATCAGGCGATTGCACGGGCGGAGCGAGACTATGACCTGAACAAGGCCGCCGAGCTGAAGTACGGTAAGCTTCCTGAAGCAGAAAAAAGACTGCGGCAAGAAGAGGAGAAGCAGTCTGCTCGCAAAGGGGAAGAGTCTCTGTTGCGAGAAGAAGTAACAGAAGAGGAGATTACCCGTATTATTTCTCGGTGGACCGGGATTCCGCTCGCTAAACTGGTAGAGGGAGAGCGGGAAAAATTATTGAAATTAGATCAAATTCTGCATCAGCGTGTTGTCGGCCAGGGTGAGGCGGTGGATAGCGTAGCAGATGCTATTATCCGTGCGCGTGCAGGAATTAAAGATCCACGCCGCCCGATCGGCTCATTTATCTTCCTGGGACCTACCGGCGTCGGAAAAACAGAGCTTGCCAAAACGCTGGCCGAGACACTGTTCGATACCGAAGATAATATGATACGCATCGATATGAGCGAATATATGGAAAAGCACAGCGTATCTCGCCTTATCGGTGCACCTCCCGGCTATATAGGCTTTGAGGAGGGCGGTCAGCTTACTGAAGCTGTACGGCGTAAACCGTACTCGGTCATTCTGTTTGATGAAATTGAGAAAGCACATCATGATGTTTTCAACGTACTGCTACAGGTGCTTGATGATGGACGAATTACAGATTCGCAAGGCCGGATGATCGACTTTAAAAATACAGTCATTATTATGACATCTAATATCGGATCGGGATTTTTGCTGGATGGCATTACCGAATCCGGTGAGATTACAGAAACAGCCCGTGAGCAGGTGATGGGAGAATTACAGATGAATTTTAGGCCCGAATTTTTGAATCGGGTAGATGAAATCGTGCTATTCAAGCCGCTAACTGTTACCGAAATTGGACAAATCGTCGGGCTTCTTATCGCTAATTTACAGAAACGATTGGCCGAGCGCGGCGTCGAACTCGTATTAACGAAAGCAGCCAAAGAGTATATCGCAAAAGAAGGCTACGATCCGGTTTATGGTGCACGCCCGTTACGCAGATTTCTGCAACGCCATCTGGAAACACTTATTGCAAGAGCGCTAATTGGTGGACAGATTACAGATGGAACGACAGTAACTGTAGATTGCAAAGATGAAAAGTTGACGCTTGACTGGAAAAGTGCTCCTACAGCAAACATTTGA
- a CDS encoding DUF4178 domain-containing protein, with amino-acid sequence MNLYKRIKNIIKKPEAPIQEKSVLDLEPGDIVDVSLVTYQVVGRTHHPQRNAVFLTLQDGNDVAYLKIEKREQLQHELYTAIDGRLDSFDEIPTTIEMDDVVYHLEEQYSGQVLTAGNTPFSMAGEQYVWDFQSDDRKLLRIEWQDGRMMMYEGESVIPADVQVMRAT; translated from the coding sequence GTGAATTTATATAAACGCATTAAGAATATCATAAAAAAACCTGAGGCACCTATACAGGAGAAAAGTGTGCTGGATCTAGAACCGGGAGATATTGTTGACGTATCGCTAGTAACTTATCAGGTAGTTGGAAGAACACACCATCCGCAGCGCAATGCTGTATTTTTGACACTGCAGGATGGAAATGATGTCGCTTATTTGAAAATTGAGAAACGAGAACAGCTTCAGCACGAATTGTATACAGCGATTGATGGTCGTCTTGATTCTTTTGATGAAATTCCCACTACTATTGAAATGGATGATGTGGTATATCATCTGGAGGAACAATATTCAGGACAGGTACTTACGGCAGGCAATACTCCCTTCTCGATGGCGGGTGAACAATACGTCTGGGATTTTCAATCGGACGATCGTAAGCTATTGAGAATCGAGTGGCAAGATGGCCGCATGATGATGTATGAAGGAGAATCGGTTATCCCTGCCGATGTGCAGGTCATGCGGGCAACATAG
- a CDS encoding sensor histidine kinase: protein MGKSVKTSRWFDRLSLRHQFMYTSILILVCTIGATLLTWGLSTLYVFKAPGGFPAPANYYEQQIPKILSYVRKNNEALLNPASRQAVDQVIPLEGIDYQVMGIAGDVRYGTIAKRLIPSREELLHRINTTGRDEGKFIRYVPIINQEQELRGAIVLRYRLDLLASNPDKQLFMALFVVVNMAMPLIYLTIFTFFFGQVFSRKIKPPIAKLIEGAHRIERRDLDFEMEEIKGAKELKELGDAFEEMRRALYDSLDREWRSEQARREMVAAIAHDLRTPLTIIQGHAENLRDSETIRPERLHKYVNTILQNTGRSIRLLEEMTGLSEIEHPDFSLLPEPVDVASFIAQKTEEYTLLCSRKKIVLSSTCEDMRPSPKRMCLDAHRLGQVLDNVIANSIRFTPDYGSIRWNVRISEERIDFEITDSGPGFTAQDVRMVFNKFYKGDSSRSVEKGHAGLGLYTCYTLIQKHGGEIIAENNPDGGASIRFWINKLFC, encoded by the coding sequence ATGGGTAAGAGCGTAAAGACATCCCGCTGGTTTGACAGGCTATCTCTGCGCCATCAGTTCATGTACACATCCATACTAATTCTTGTTTGTACGATAGGAGCTACGCTTTTGACCTGGGGTCTCAGTACATTGTATGTATTTAAAGCTCCTGGAGGGTTTCCGGCACCGGCTAATTATTATGAGCAGCAGATTCCGAAGATTCTATCGTATGTGCGGAAGAATAATGAAGCGTTGCTTAATCCGGCTTCGCGACAGGCTGTGGATCAAGTCATTCCTTTGGAGGGAATTGACTATCAAGTGATGGGGATAGCTGGCGATGTGCGATACGGTACGATTGCGAAGCGACTCATACCTAGCCGGGAAGAGTTGCTTCACAGGATAAATACAACAGGCCGAGACGAAGGAAAATTTATTCGGTATGTTCCCATTATAAATCAGGAGCAGGAATTGCGGGGGGCCATCGTTTTACGATATCGGCTGGATCTGCTGGCTTCCAATCCGGATAAACAGTTGTTCATGGCTTTATTCGTTGTTGTGAATATGGCGATGCCATTAATTTATTTGACGATATTTACGTTCTTCTTCGGTCAGGTGTTCAGCCGTAAAATCAAACCGCCAATAGCCAAGCTTATTGAAGGAGCGCACCGGATTGAACGCCGGGATCTTGACTTTGAGATGGAGGAGATTAAGGGAGCAAAAGAATTAAAGGAACTTGGAGACGCTTTTGAAGAGATGCGGAGAGCTCTGTATGACTCCCTTGATCGGGAGTGGCGTTCAGAACAGGCTCGCAGAGAGATGGTTGCCGCTATCGCACATGATTTACGGACACCGTTAACAATTATTCAGGGCCATGCTGAAAATTTGCGTGACAGCGAAACGATTCGCCCGGAGCGTCTGCACAAATATGTAAATACCATTCTGCAAAATACTGGGCGCTCTATCCGGCTACTTGAGGAAATGACAGGTCTGTCGGAAATCGAGCACCCCGATTTTTCCTTGTTGCCTGAACCGGTCGATGTTGCATCTTTCATCGCGCAGAAAACGGAGGAATACACTCTTCTTTGTAGCCGAAAAAAAATTGTCCTGTCTTCCACATGTGAAGATATGCGCCCTTCTCCGAAGAGAATGTGCCTCGATGCCCACCGACTTGGTCAGGTATTGGATAATGTAATAGCTAATAGTATTCGCTTTACTCCCGATTACGGAAGCATTCGATGGAATGTAAGGATTAGCGAAGAAAGAATAGATTTTGAGATCACAGACTCGGGCCCTGGCTTCACGGCGCAAGATGTACGGATGGTATTCAATAAATTTTATAAGGGAGATTCTTCTCGATCTGTAGAAAAAGGGCACGCCGGGCTCGGATTGTATACGTGCTATACATTAATTCAAAAGCATGGCGGAGAAATTATTGCAGAGAATAACCCGGATGGCGGTGCATCCATTCGTTTCTGGATAAATAAATTATTTTGTTAA
- a CDS encoding Fur family transcriptional regulator, whose amino-acid sequence MTAEQALQVLKEHGYKYTGKREEMIRIFAKEKRYLSARDMLEYMQMEYPALSFDTVYRNLTLFTDLDILEVTELGGERKYRFRCSTEDHHHHLICLSCGKTRHIRSCPLDGMFGEPDGFTITGHKFEIYGYCSQCEEAHP is encoded by the coding sequence ATGACCGCAGAGCAGGCTCTGCAGGTGCTTAAGGAGCACGGGTATAAGTATACGGGCAAACGGGAAGAGATGATTCGCATTTTCGCCAAGGAGAAGCGTTATTTATCAGCCCGCGATATGTTGGAGTATATGCAGATGGAATATCCGGCGTTGAGTTTTGATACGGTGTACCGCAACCTGACGCTGTTTACCGATTTGGATATTCTCGAGGTGACGGAGTTAGGGGGCGAGCGGAAATACCGGTTCCGCTGTTCCACTGAGGATCATCATCATCACCTGATTTGCTTGTCCTGCGGTAAAACACGTCATATTAGGTCGTGTCCGTTGGATGGAATGTTCGGCGAACCGGATGGGTTCACGATTACAGGACATAAATTTGAAATTTATGGCTACTGCTCACAATGTGAGGAAGCGCACCCTTAA
- a CDS encoding PspA/IM30 family protein, which produces MSLFKRLRDLTLSNIYALVEKAEDPVKLLDQYIRDMVTDVEEAEKAVAAQIAIEKKFKILYEEQAALVQKRTEQAEKAVQADKIDLARRALEDKKVADQKAEEYKTAYEQNKAAAQQLRSKLSEMQKQVNEMKNKRETLVARANAAKAQTQINKAMAGFGTDTAKAGLKRMEEKVLEMESRAEASNELFTKEKSLDDEFAALDKDQDIEDELAALMKKHQKE; this is translated from the coding sequence ATGTCTTTGTTTAAACGTTTACGAGATCTTACACTATCTAATATTTATGCATTGGTTGAAAAAGCTGAGGACCCTGTCAAGCTGCTGGACCAATATATTCGCGATATGGTAACAGATGTGGAAGAAGCGGAAAAGGCCGTTGCGGCTCAAATCGCTATCGAGAAAAAATTTAAAATCCTGTATGAAGAACAGGCTGCACTGGTACAAAAGCGCACAGAGCAAGCAGAAAAAGCTGTACAGGCGGATAAAATTGACTTAGCCCGCCGTGCATTAGAAGACAAGAAGGTAGCGGACCAAAAAGCGGAAGAATACAAGACAGCATATGAGCAAAATAAAGCTGCTGCTCAGCAGCTTCGCAGCAAGCTTTCAGAAATGCAGAAGCAAGTAAATGAAATGAAAAACAAACGGGAAACATTGGTCGCACGTGCTAATGCTGCAAAAGCACAGACGCAAATCAATAAAGCAATGGCTGGATTCGGTACAGATACAGCTAAAGCGGGCCTGAAACGGATGGAAGAGAAAGTGCTGGAAATGGAATCGAGAGCTGAAGCTTCCAATGAGCTTTTCACCAAGGAAAAGTCGCTGGATGACGAGTTCGCGGCTTTAGATAAGGACCAGGACATTGAAGATGAACTGGCAGCATTAATGAAGAAACATCAAAAAGAATAA
- a CDS encoding metal ABC transporter permease, translating to MIEAFMNYTFMQHALLSGLIIGFVAPLIGVFLVVRRMSLIADALSHITLSGVAAGLLLAQYVPFFQNVSPVYTGMVFSVGGAFMVDKLRQAYKFYQELAIPIILSAGIGLGVVLISLANGFNVDLFGYLFGSLLSVTEEDLWRVVIASLIVIVIVWIFYKELLYLSFDEEGARISGVPRNLINVIFSVLVALVISISMQVVGILLVSALITLPVAAALQVANSFRQTFVYAIIFGEVSVLSGLMIAYTFDLASGGTIVLVAVLLLVCVLVGKRLRNSLN from the coding sequence ATGATAGAAGCATTTATGAATTACACATTTATGCAGCATGCGCTGTTGTCCGGGCTGATTATTGGCTTTGTGGCACCGCTAATTGGCGTATTCCTGGTGGTACGGCGGATGTCGTTGATTGCCGACGCACTGTCACATATTACGTTATCCGGCGTAGCGGCAGGTCTTCTGCTGGCGCAATATGTTCCGTTTTTTCAGAATGTCAGCCCAGTTTATACAGGCATGGTATTCTCGGTCGGTGGTGCATTCATGGTAGATAAGCTGCGTCAGGCGTATAAGTTCTACCAGGAGTTAGCCATCCCGATTATTCTCTCTGCAGGTATCGGGCTTGGTGTGGTATTGATTAGTCTTGCGAACGGGTTTAACGTTGATTTATTTGGTTACTTGTTTGGCAGTCTATTGTCGGTAACGGAGGAAGATTTATGGCGCGTAGTGATTGCGAGCCTAATAGTCATTGTGATTGTTTGGATATTTTATAAAGAATTGCTGTATCTGTCGTTTGATGAAGAAGGCGCACGCATTTCCGGTGTGCCACGCAACTTGATTAATGTAATATTTAGTGTGCTAGTAGCACTTGTTATTAGCATTTCCATGCAAGTGGTAGGCATTCTGCTGGTTTCCGCATTGATTACGCTACCGGTTGCTGCGGCGCTTCAGGTGGCCAATAGCTTCCGACAGACGTTTGTTTATGCTATTATTTTCGGAGAGGTATCCGTATTGAGCGGACTGATGATTGCATATACGTTCGATTTGGCCTCAGGCGGAACGATCGTACTGGTTGCCGTTTTGTTGCTTGTATGTGTACTAGTAGGCAAACGGCTGCGCAATTCTTTGAACTAA
- a CDS encoding DUF4247 domain-containing protein translates to MVKRLFTIIKTVLAVVLVASTLAGCTSQAMGSSYPLESVTQDGKQQSRVYRAENKTVPQVAEELSEQKKPKEISKEDNDQMFLVYSDEWYNLQKDPNKPEDTLIEVSNLEFVRQNYNPSFLEGYILASILDDLFDSHKRYGGSYRGYADKDIYKPKTKYHTPTAKERKNLPPITTEGTGSIIKRGDTSSSSSGNTRSSVGSSGSIIKKSDSDTSASKEKRGKIIRSSDEGSSYDKQRTKVKPKDSIFSRPKNNSPPKVKVGGSGKIFKRR, encoded by the coding sequence ATGGTAAAACGGCTGTTTACAATAATCAAGACGGTCCTGGCGGTTGTGCTGGTCGCTTCGACTTTAGCGGGATGTACGAGTCAGGCAATGGGTTCATCCTATCCGTTGGAGTCCGTCACACAGGACGGCAAGCAGCAGTCGCGTGTATATCGTGCTGAAAATAAAACCGTTCCCCAGGTCGCGGAAGAACTTAGTGAACAGAAGAAGCCCAAGGAAATTTCCAAAGAAGATAACGACCAGATGTTCCTCGTCTATTCAGATGAGTGGTATAATCTGCAAAAAGATCCAAATAAACCGGAAGATACATTAATTGAAGTAAGCAACCTGGAGTTTGTCCGGCAAAATTATAATCCGTCTTTTTTAGAAGGATATATTCTCGCCAGCATATTGGATGATTTATTTGATTCACACAAACGATATGGCGGTTCATACCGTGGCTACGCAGATAAGGATATTTATAAGCCAAAAACGAAATATCACACGCCTACCGCTAAAGAAAGGAAAAATCTTCCGCCTATTACAACTGAAGGAACCGGATCTATTATTAAGCGTGGGGATACATCTTCCTCCTCCTCAGGTAATACGAGATCATCAGTTGGTTCTAGCGGAAGCATTATCAAGAAAAGTGATTCAGATACATCCGCATCAAAGGAAAAAAGAGGGAAGATTATTAGGTCCTCTGACGAGGGCTCTTCTTATGATAAACAAAGAACAAAAGTAAAACCAAAGGATTCAATATTCTCACGGCCCAAAAATAATTCTCCTCCCAAAGTAAAAGTGGGAGGATCGGGAAAGATTTTTAAAAGGAGGTAG
- a CDS encoding metal ABC transporter ATP-binding protein, whose protein sequence is MNDIILDVQHVSYRYGNKHVLEDVSLQLHQGEMLGLVGPNGSGKSTLLKIILGALPMQKGNVSWFGKPLNKFGDWPRIGYVSQKANSFNTGFPATVFEVVMMGLTSKIGLFRRPGKREKERVREAIAIVGMSEFENRNIGRLSGGQQQRVFIARALVSDPEVLILDEPTVGVDTQSEAQFYELLKRLNEERRISIVLVSHDLGAVSTKMHSIACLNRKLHFHGRAEEFERMRPEILLGSYGHDVHVLHHDH, encoded by the coding sequence GTGAACGACATCATTTTAGACGTACAGCATGTTTCGTACCGCTACGGGAACAAACATGTACTTGAGGATGTTTCCTTGCAGTTGCATCAAGGCGAGATGCTGGGGCTTGTCGGACCTAACGGGTCAGGCAAGTCCACTTTGCTTAAAATTATTCTTGGTGCGCTGCCGATGCAGAAAGGGAACGTTTCCTGGTTCGGAAAGCCGCTAAACAAGTTCGGTGACTGGCCGCGCATCGGCTACGTTTCGCAAAAAGCGAACAGCTTTAATACAGGTTTTCCGGCCACTGTATTCGAGGTTGTGATGATGGGATTAACATCGAAAATCGGCCTGTTCCGTCGTCCCGGCAAAAGAGAGAAGGAGCGGGTTCGGGAAGCAATTGCGATAGTAGGTATGAGCGAATTCGAAAATCGAAATATCGGACGCCTTTCAGGAGGGCAGCAGCAGCGCGTATTTATTGCGCGGGCGCTGGTCAGTGATCCGGAAGTTCTAATTCTCGATGAGCCGACCGTTGGCGTGGACACGCAATCGGAAGCTCAGTTCTATGAGTTGCTGAAGCGGCTGAATGAAGAGCGGCGTATCTCGATTGTTCTGGTCTCTCATGATTTGGGCGCGGTCAGCACGAAGATGCATTCTATTGCTTGCTTGAATCGTAAGCTTCATTTTCATGGAAGAGCGGAGGAATTCGAGCGGATGCGTCCTGAAATTTTGCTGGGGTCATACGGGCATGATGTACATGTCTTGCATCATGACCATTAG
- a CDS encoding metal ABC transporter solute-binding protein, Zn/Mn family: MKGYYRILYGLLAMSIIFTVFLVGCGQKETETKKQAAGAGQQIEVYTTLFPLYDFVRTIGGEHVKVSSLLPPGAEAHDYEPSAKDIGKVNEAKLFIYNGAGYEAWIDNMTKNLDAQKTKVVDASKGLQLVESDNHEHEGEHAHEAGEAHEEHEEHNHGKYDPHVWLNPQLAKQQAANIQKGLAEVDPAHKAEYEANYNKLAQQLDALDKEYKDAVAKAKKKEFVVSHKAFTYMAEHYGLEQLSVSGLTPSEEPTQQQLKHLIDTLKEHNIKYVAFEELVENKVARTVQREAGAEAVTLYTLENLTKEQFNAGKTYTDIMKENLNTLKKVLEVQ; the protein is encoded by the coding sequence ATGAAAGGATATTATAGAATTTTATATGGATTGCTTGCAATGAGTATCATATTTACTGTTTTTCTAGTTGGCTGTGGACAGAAGGAGACAGAAACAAAAAAACAGGCCGCAGGTGCAGGCCAGCAAATCGAAGTGTATACAACACTGTTTCCCTTGTATGACTTTGTGCGCACGATCGGCGGAGAGCATGTAAAGGTGAGCAGTCTTCTACCACCGGGTGCTGAAGCCCATGATTATGAACCGTCCGCTAAAGATATTGGAAAAGTGAATGAAGCTAAACTTTTTATTTATAATGGGGCCGGATACGAGGCATGGATTGACAACATGACAAAAAATCTAGATGCGCAAAAAACAAAAGTAGTGGATGCAAGCAAAGGACTGCAGCTAGTGGAATCCGATAATCATGAACACGAAGGGGAGCATGCTCATGAGGCTGGCGAAGCACATGAAGAACACGAAGAACATAACCACGGTAAGTATGACCCGCATGTATGGTTAAACCCTCAGCTTGCTAAGCAGCAGGCAGCGAACATCCAGAAAGGACTGGCGGAGGTCGATCCGGCGCACAAAGCTGAGTATGAAGCGAATTATAATAAGCTAGCCCAGCAGTTGGATGCGCTTGATAAGGAATATAAGGATGCAGTAGCGAAAGCGAAAAAGAAAGAATTCGTTGTCTCTCACAAGGCGTTCACATATATGGCGGAACACTACGGATTGGAACAATTGTCCGTATCCGGCCTGACGCCTTCAGAAGAACCGACGCAGCAGCAACTAAAACATTTGATCGATACGCTCAAAGAGCATAATATTAAGTATGTAGCGTTTGAAGAACTAGTGGAGAACAAAGTTGCCAGAACGGTACAGCGGGAAGCGGGTGCTGAAGCCGTGACGCTATACACGTTGGAGAACTTGACGAAAGAACAGTTCAACGCTGGTAAAACATACACTGATATAATGAAAGAAAACCTTAATACATTGAAGAAGGTGCTGGAAGTACAGTGA
- a CDS encoding DUF350 domain-containing protein — MTLMNVLAMLVWTVAGAVLLFLLMWIDSLFTKYKDLTEMRNGNVAVTTRFIMKLFAQGYILSQSISKSNDLWQALLASIVSFFILFILELFVEWMLKKTAQIDLDQGAKQGKVAYALLAGSLHIVGALILAACL, encoded by the coding sequence GTGACGTTGATGAATGTACTCGCTATGCTTGTATGGACCGTGGCTGGGGCTGTACTGCTGTTTTTGCTAATGTGGATCGATTCCCTTTTTACAAAATATAAAGACCTAACAGAGATGAGAAATGGAAATGTAGCGGTAACGACTCGCTTTATTATGAAATTATTTGCCCAGGGCTATATTTTATCCCAATCCATTTCCAAATCGAATGATTTATGGCAGGCATTATTGGCTTCTATCGTCTCGTTCTTTATTTTGTTTATACTGGAATTGTTTGTCGAATGGATGTTGAAGAAAACAGCCCAGATTGATTTAGACCAGGGAGCCAAGCAAGGTAAGGTCGCCTATGCTCTGTTAGCGGGCTCCTTGCATATCGTAGGTGCGCTCATACTAGCTGCCTGCTTGTAA